Proteins encoded together in one Fibrobacter sp. UWB10 window:
- a CDS encoding GNAT family N-acetyltransferase, whose product MNIEFGVLKREDLKEAVEMSVRAYEDYAYFANYFPDTTERLKMLWAVMYRGWLTFFSQARFLTARVDGKIVGLAELEPPHFKRPSVFQFLIHGWLQVYLDVNFKRMQTWLAMDESAGKPCHDYQKSGPDIWYIGSLTVDPPFQGKGIGTRLLDFAGDYVRERGGKQLTLFTNSEKNISFYTKCGFETFHKCDIAHDGKTMGSWSVKKSV is encoded by the coding sequence TGAAAGAGGCCGTGGAAATGTCGGTTCGCGCCTATGAGGACTACGCGTATTTTGCAAATTACTTCCCTGATACAACGGAACGCCTGAAGATGCTTTGGGCTGTGATGTACAGGGGTTGGCTGACGTTTTTTAGCCAAGCGCGTTTTCTGACAGCTCGGGTAGACGGTAAAATCGTGGGTCTTGCGGAACTTGAGCCTCCGCATTTCAAGAGGCCATCGGTTTTCCAGTTTTTGATTCACGGCTGGCTGCAGGTTTATCTTGATGTGAATTTCAAGCGCATGCAAACTTGGCTCGCTATGGATGAATCGGCCGGCAAGCCTTGCCATGATTACCAGAAAAGCGGTCCGGATATTTGGTACATTGGCTCGCTCACCGTGGATCCGCCGTTTCAGGGAAAGGGCATTGGCACCAGGCTGCTTGATTTTGCAGGAGACTATGTCCGCGAACGTGGCGGCAAGCAGCTTACATTGTTCACGAATTCAGAGAAGAATATTTCGTTCTACACCAAGTGCGGTTTCGAGACGTTTCATAAATGCGACATTGCCCATGACGGTAAGACCATGGGTAGTTGGAGCGTGAAGAAAAGCGTGTGA